A single genomic interval of Peribacillus sp. FSL H8-0477 harbors:
- a CDS encoding amidohydrolase family protein — translation MQTLYFADYIYHNDVFQKDLGLLVIDGVITKVASKEDLVSLYPQASIKDWAGKAIVPGTVNAHNHSFQSLLRGIAVDKPFLEWRDQALYKYTPLLDEEAIYTGALFAFGEMVKYGVTTVSDFFYVHNGGTANDEAVIRAAKDVGIRFVMARTMYDWTGAPQSYIESIDDAVTRTRQLAIKYQGDRMVDIHPAPHSPHAASPEMIQAGHKLAKELGTPFHIHVAEEMFEVNEILATYKKRPVHYLDSLGVVDDRMIAIHLVWIDESEVTLLGQRGSGLAYCPSSNMFLSDGVTPIPALAGAGVPIALGSDGACSNNRISIFEEMRMCSLLQKVYRLDGTCIHAKQVFDMGTKTGAHLLRLNTGELKEGLAADFVSLNLDDLSLSPTNELFANLIYSMQPSAISEVVVDGKLILKNSQLVNIPEKKIVKKVNDLFTKWNKLDF, via the coding sequence ATGCAAACCTTATATTTCGCTGACTATATTTATCATAACGATGTATTCCAAAAAGATTTGGGCTTGCTGGTGATAGATGGTGTGATTACAAAAGTGGCTTCTAAAGAAGATCTTGTCTCCCTCTATCCCCAAGCGTCTATTAAAGATTGGGCTGGGAAGGCAATTGTTCCTGGCACCGTAAATGCACATAACCATTCTTTTCAAAGTCTTCTTCGCGGGATTGCTGTAGACAAACCTTTCTTAGAGTGGCGTGATCAAGCTCTATATAAATATACCCCCTTATTAGATGAGGAAGCGATTTACACAGGTGCACTATTTGCCTTTGGGGAAATGGTGAAATACGGCGTAACAACGGTTAGTGATTTCTTCTACGTACATAACGGCGGAACTGCGAATGATGAAGCCGTTATTCGTGCGGCAAAAGATGTGGGGATTCGCTTCGTCATGGCACGTACGATGTATGACTGGACTGGTGCTCCTCAAAGTTACATAGAAAGCATTGATGATGCGGTGACCCGTACGAGACAGCTTGCCATTAAGTACCAAGGAGATCGTATGGTCGATATTCATCCAGCCCCGCATAGTCCTCACGCAGCCTCACCAGAAATGATTCAAGCTGGTCATAAATTAGCAAAAGAACTTGGGACCCCCTTCCATATTCATGTTGCTGAAGAAATGTTTGAAGTCAATGAAATACTAGCAACCTATAAAAAGCGACCTGTTCATTATCTTGATTCACTCGGTGTTGTTGATGATCGTATGATTGCCATTCACTTAGTATGGATTGATGAATCAGAGGTAACATTACTTGGTCAACGTGGTTCGGGTCTCGCCTATTGTCCTTCTAGTAATATGTTTTTATCGGACGGTGTTACACCCATCCCCGCATTAGCTGGTGCAGGTGTTCCCATTGCCTTGGGATCTGACGGTGCATGCAGTAATAACCGAATTAGTATTTTCGAAGAAATGCGGATGTGTTCATTACTTCAAAAAGTCTACCGACTCGACGGCACATGCATCCATGCCAAACAAGTCTTTGACATGGGAACCAAAACAGGCGCCCATTTACTCCGACTGAATACAGGGGAACTAAAAGAAGGATTAGCTGCGGATTTTGTCTCATTAAATCTAGATGATTTATCGCTTTCCCCAACCAATGAACTGTTTGCGAATCTCATTTATTCGATGCAGCCAAGTGCCATTTCTGAAGTCGTAGTAGACGGCAAGCTCATCTTGAAGAATTCACAACTTGTGAACATACCCGAAAAGAAAATAGTTAAAAAGGTAAATGATTTATTTACTAAATGGAATAAGCTTGATTTTTAA
- a CDS encoding PTS sugar transporter subunit IIA yields MFFKKSKKEKKITVYSPLNGDVIPLGNVPDPVFSQKMMGDGFAFNPVNGEIVSPINGKVTQVFPTQHAIGLEAENGLEVLLHLGLDTVELKGEGFSINVKAGDVLKANDPIGTFDLSYIKEKGKEVITVLVFPNFDEKIAEVIPSAVTEVTTGTEIAELTFK; encoded by the coding sequence ATGTTTTTCAAAAAGTCAAAAAAAGAAAAGAAAATAACCGTATATAGTCCATTGAATGGGGACGTTATCCCGTTGGGGAATGTACCAGATCCTGTTTTTTCCCAGAAAATGATGGGGGATGGATTTGCCTTCAATCCAGTAAATGGAGAAATTGTTTCCCCAATTAACGGCAAGGTAACACAGGTATTCCCAACGCAGCATGCGATTGGACTAGAAGCAGAAAATGGACTTGAAGTACTATTACATCTTGGTCTCGATACGGTTGAATTAAAAGGAGAAGGCTTCTCTATCAATGTAAAAGCTGGTGATGTGCTAAAGGCCAACGACCCAATTGGTACCTTCGATCTCTCGTATATCAAAGAAAAAGGTAAGGAAGTCATAACCGTCCTTGTATTCCCTAACTTTGATGAAAAAATTGCCGAAGTAATTCCATCAGCGGTAACGGAAGTAACAACAGGAACAGAAATCGCTGAGTTAACATTTAAATAA